Proteins encoded within one genomic window of Dermatophilus congolensis:
- a CDS encoding sensor histidine kinase encodes MSSNKIPAARPSDAEARAAGPRKPSEARGRALTASRDADLVGPRTERDLQRFEAYCRWSLHIMVMLCAVVTAMQVLMAVAARFGEGRALLGPAVVGPVIAWAVFSSVVLDLVCRERSVPRPILWLWAVVSLLFTVGAAALVPRDGIYREGAGTLIGLGPLGLAASVGVLALLISWRRAVLVAVAGLGVLGAMYVLGPPQLGVPGTVAMLLMTVWFCVGSIPMAMTTRWMIDVVRRLWRSRQVAADLAVAEERLRFSRDLHDVFGRTLSTVTIKSELAAEFARRGDERAVAEMEAVREVAQTALAEVRGLVRGYRQINLKHELAGAKSILRAAGLTPVVSGTVEEVTARLAPEAAEALAWVVREGLTNVLRHGRGGTVRINLFADEHGCGVTIENDTCGVTGNGTGAGLVGLRERIEAVGGVLHVQARDGTFHLTARIPQMLEAAASSPAVSK; translated from the coding sequence ATGAGCAGCAATAAGATCCCAGCTGCCCGCCCCTCCGATGCAGAGGCGCGGGCGGCCGGGCCGAGGAAACCGTCCGAGGCCCGAGGTAGGGCGTTGACGGCGTCGCGGGATGCGGACCTCGTCGGCCCCCGCACCGAACGTGACCTTCAACGGTTCGAGGCGTATTGCCGCTGGTCGTTGCACATCATGGTGATGTTGTGCGCCGTGGTGACGGCGATGCAGGTCTTGATGGCTGTTGCAGCACGGTTCGGTGAGGGCAGGGCGCTGTTGGGGCCGGCAGTGGTCGGACCGGTCATCGCGTGGGCGGTGTTTTCCTCGGTGGTTCTCGACCTGGTGTGCCGGGAACGGTCGGTACCCAGGCCGATCCTGTGGCTCTGGGCGGTGGTGTCGCTGCTGTTCACGGTGGGTGCGGCGGCGCTAGTCCCACGGGATGGCATCTACCGTGAAGGCGCGGGGACACTCATCGGGTTGGGGCCGTTGGGGTTGGCTGCGAGTGTCGGCGTGTTGGCGCTGCTCATCTCGTGGCGACGTGCCGTGCTGGTGGCCGTCGCGGGGCTGGGGGTGCTCGGCGCGATGTATGTGCTCGGGCCACCGCAGTTGGGCGTGCCGGGGACTGTGGCGATGCTGCTAATGACGGTGTGGTTCTGTGTCGGCAGCATCCCGATGGCCATGACGACGCGGTGGATGATCGACGTTGTGCGGCGTCTGTGGCGGTCGCGGCAAGTGGCTGCGGATCTGGCTGTTGCGGAGGAGCGTCTCCGATTCTCGCGTGACTTGCACGATGTGTTCGGGCGGACCCTGTCAACGGTGACCATTAAGAGTGAGCTGGCGGCAGAATTCGCGCGCCGCGGCGACGAGCGCGCCGTGGCCGAGATGGAAGCCGTCCGCGAGGTTGCACAGACCGCCCTCGCTGAGGTCCGTGGCCTGGTGCGGGGGTATCGGCAGATCAACCTAAAGCACGAACTCGCCGGTGCCAAAAGCATCTTGCGTGCTGCAGGGTTGACGCCGGTCGTGTCGGGCACGGTCGAGGAAGTCACGGCGCGGCTGGCGCCGGAGGCAGCCGAAGCCCTCGCGTGGGTGGTGAGGGAGGGCCTCACCAACGTTCTCCGACACGGTCGTGGTGGGACGGTGCGCATCAACCTCTTCGCCGACGAACACGGCTGCGGCGTCACCATCGAGAATGACACCTGCGGTGTCACGGGCAACGGAACCGGGGCCGGACTCGTCGGATTGCGTGAGCGAATCGAGGCCGTCGGCGGGGTCCTCCACGTGCAGGCACGGGATGGCACGTTTCACCTCACCGCCCGCATCCCCCAGATGCTCGAAGCGGCGGCATCGTCACCGGCGGTGTCGAAATGA
- a CDS encoding ABC transporter permease has translation MTSNTCGASNGPALPSEHFHQSTLASPWRQMLALAGSEWRLLLRNKVALINTTAAPGLLVFMFASLPAARELGPACMAPVVLLGMVLTFVVYYTLVTSLVARRESYVLQRLRTGEASDVTILAGLALPFALIAAAQTLLGVLGVGVFLGVGMPANVGLIAVAIGLGTLVWAMLGIASTGMTRSVEHAQITTMPLIFVAILFSGMSFPLAFLPEALQMLASLTPMHPVLELMRLGVAGVDAHGAQLDLVGTFAAAVKPLLILLGWVVLSGWAVRRYLQWQPRR, from the coding sequence ATGACTTCCAACACCTGCGGGGCTTCAAATGGCCCGGCGCTGCCTTCGGAGCATTTTCACCAAAGCACGTTGGCCTCGCCGTGGCGGCAGATGCTCGCGCTAGCCGGATCGGAATGGCGATTGCTGCTGCGGAACAAGGTGGCGCTTATCAACACGACCGCGGCCCCTGGCCTGCTGGTTTTTATGTTCGCTTCGTTACCAGCAGCGCGGGAGCTGGGGCCAGCGTGCATGGCCCCCGTGGTCCTTCTAGGAATGGTTTTGACGTTTGTCGTCTACTACACGCTGGTGACGTCTCTGGTGGCACGGCGTGAGTCTTATGTGTTGCAGCGGTTGCGGACAGGCGAGGCCTCGGATGTGACGATCTTGGCCGGGTTAGCGCTGCCGTTTGCGCTGATCGCGGCGGCGCAGACATTACTGGGCGTGCTCGGCGTGGGTGTGTTCCTCGGTGTCGGGATGCCTGCCAACGTGGGGTTGATCGCAGTTGCCATTGGTTTGGGCACGCTCGTGTGGGCGATGTTAGGTATTGCCTCGACGGGGATGACTCGCAGCGTTGAGCACGCCCAGATCACAACAATGCCTCTGATTTTCGTCGCGATATTGTTCTCCGGAATGTCGTTTCCGCTGGCGTTTCTGCCTGAGGCGCTGCAGATGCTGGCGAGCCTGACCCCGATGCATCCGGTGCTCGAACTCATGCGTTTAGGCGTGGCCGGGGTCGACGCTCACGGAGCTCAGCTCGACCTCGTCGGCACGTTCGCTGCTGCGGTCAAGCCGTTGCTCATTCTCTTGGGGTGGGTTGTGCTCTCTGGGTGGGCAGTGCGGCGCTATTTGCAGTGGCAGCCGCGCCGCTGA
- a CDS encoding response regulator transcription factor gives MIRLLLADDENMFRDALATLLGLQEDLLVVAQAASGPEAIAMACSHEVDVAVLDLQMPGADGIAVAESLLGGERPVACLIVTSHGRPGYLKRALELGVRGFLPKTATATILAEAIRTVHGGGRYVDPELAADAIAAGANPLSPREADVLELAAQGAPVDEIAARANLSPGTVRNYLSAAVAKTGAANRHEAVYLARERGWI, from the coding sequence ATGATCCGGTTGTTGTTAGCAGATGACGAAAACATGTTCCGCGACGCGTTAGCGACGCTGCTCGGCCTGCAAGAAGATCTGCTGGTGGTGGCGCAAGCGGCCTCGGGGCCAGAGGCGATCGCCATGGCCTGCAGTCATGAGGTCGACGTCGCTGTACTGGACCTTCAGATGCCTGGCGCGGATGGCATCGCGGTTGCGGAGTCGCTGCTCGGTGGGGAGCGGCCGGTGGCGTGTCTCATCGTCACGAGTCATGGCCGTCCGGGGTATCTCAAGCGGGCGCTGGAGCTGGGCGTGCGAGGATTTCTGCCCAAGACTGCCACGGCGACGATCCTGGCCGAGGCCATCCGCACTGTCCATGGCGGTGGCCGGTACGTCGACCCGGAGCTGGCCGCAGATGCCATCGCCGCCGGCGCTAACCCGCTGTCGCCGCGTGAGGCCGATGTCCTCGAACTCGCTGCTCAAGGCGCCCCTGTGGACGAGATCGCTGCCCGTGCCAACTTGTCCCCCGGCACCGTGCGGAATTACCTGTCGGCTGCCGTAGCCAAGACCGGCGCCGCGAATCGTCACGAAGCTGTCTACCTCGCCCGAGAGCGCGGCTGGATCTGA
- the selD gene encoding selenide, water dikinase SelD codes for MNPTTPARLTQYAHGGGCACKIPPNELETMVAGLIGKTDPALVVGLDHGDDAAAVLIDPSSPTVAISTADFFTPVVDDPYDWGRIAAANALSDIYAMGGTPILAINLLGWPRDILPTDIATEVLRGGLEVCNRAGTPLAGGHSIDNPEPVYGLAVTGIGNSEQLLRNDAAEAGLPISITKPLGVGILNNRHKTTGELFPHAIDAMVQLNDAASRDALTAGITAATDITGFGLLGHLHKMARASGVSARIDPGAVPYLEGARQSLADGFIPGGSRRNLDWVRPHLCTDLPEEELLMLADAQTSGGLLLAGEIPGATVIGEFVPRTGNTISTS; via the coding sequence GTGAACCCCACCACACCTGCACGCCTAACCCAATACGCTCACGGCGGCGGCTGCGCCTGCAAAATCCCACCCAACGAACTCGAAACCATGGTTGCTGGGCTCATCGGGAAAACCGACCCAGCTCTGGTCGTGGGCTTGGATCACGGTGATGATGCCGCCGCCGTCCTGATCGATCCCTCTAGCCCTACTGTCGCGATCTCCACTGCTGACTTCTTCACCCCTGTCGTCGATGACCCTTACGACTGGGGCCGCATCGCCGCGGCCAATGCTCTGTCTGATATCTACGCCATGGGTGGCACCCCAATCCTGGCTATCAACTTGCTTGGCTGGCCCCGCGACATTCTTCCTACCGATATTGCTACTGAAGTGCTCCGCGGCGGCCTGGAGGTGTGTAACCGCGCGGGGACTCCCCTAGCTGGTGGCCACTCCATCGATAATCCCGAACCTGTCTACGGGCTGGCTGTTACTGGTATTGGAAATAGCGAGCAGCTGCTACGCAATGACGCCGCCGAAGCTGGCCTTCCCATCTCGATCACCAAACCTCTTGGGGTTGGCATCCTCAATAACCGTCACAAAACCACTGGGGAGCTTTTTCCTCACGCCATCGACGCCATGGTGCAGCTCAACGACGCAGCATCCAGGGATGCTCTCACCGCTGGAATCACCGCAGCGACTGACATCACTGGGTTTGGGCTGCTGGGGCATCTGCACAAAATGGCTCGCGCCTCTGGCGTTTCTGCCCGGATCGACCCCGGCGCGGTTCCTTATCTCGAGGGTGCGCGACAGTCTTTGGCTGATGGGTTCATTCCCGGTGGCAGTCGTCGCAACCTGGACTGGGTTCGCCCGCACCTGTGCACCGATTTACCTGAGGAAGAACTGCTGATGTTGGCGGACGCCCAAACATCTGGCGGGCTGCTTTTGGCTGGAGAGATCCCCGGCGCCACCGTCATTGGTGAATTTGTCCCCCGCACTGGCAACACCATTAGCACTTCGTGA
- the nrfD gene encoding NrfD/PsrC family molybdoenzyme membrane anchor subunit, giving the protein MTTNPFDEVRPPTLQHRGGRRKKRRGADPNATVPEAQFGSYYGRNIVKAPPWKKEIPAYLFLGGLAGASGLIGAGAHLTGRFELRRNARLAAIVAAAAGGAALVADLGRPERFLNMMRTVKLTSPMSVGSWILVGFSTCAGGAVMTEFGRPALASSEPNMLKSLMQAVTGSAQYAAEHSRGFVPPTEAPLVLAKAHEKSVLLMVLDFFDPLMSAGTAFFSPPLAAYTAVLLADTAVPLWNQAYRELPFLFVASATAAGCGMAMVTTNPAQTAPVRQLAAIAACVEAGADVAMERRLGEEGQPLHEGSSGRLHTAARVLTVAGGIGAVLFGRGRLGAAVSGLVLMAGSACTRFAVVSAGITSAQDPIYTVRPQRRRAATRQTEGMGVTQPGQDITI; this is encoded by the coding sequence GTGACAACAAACCCCTTCGATGAAGTACGCCCACCCACCCTGCAGCACCGAGGCGGCCGCCGGAAAAAACGCCGTGGCGCAGACCCCAACGCCACAGTCCCCGAAGCTCAATTCGGTAGCTACTACGGCCGCAACATCGTCAAAGCACCGCCGTGGAAAAAAGAAATCCCCGCCTACCTCTTCCTCGGTGGCCTAGCTGGTGCCTCCGGACTGATCGGAGCTGGCGCCCACCTGACTGGCCGTTTCGAGCTGCGTCGCAACGCACGCCTAGCAGCGATCGTTGCTGCGGCTGCAGGCGGGGCAGCGCTCGTGGCTGACCTAGGACGCCCCGAACGGTTCCTCAACATGATGCGCACCGTGAAACTGACCTCGCCGATGAGCGTCGGCTCATGGATACTGGTCGGATTTTCCACGTGTGCCGGTGGTGCTGTGATGACCGAGTTCGGCAGGCCAGCTCTGGCCTCGAGCGAACCCAACATGCTGAAATCGCTCATGCAAGCGGTGACCGGTTCAGCCCAATACGCTGCGGAGCACTCCCGTGGCTTCGTTCCCCCCACCGAAGCGCCACTGGTACTGGCCAAGGCGCATGAAAAATCTGTGCTGCTCATGGTGTTGGACTTTTTCGATCCGTTGATGAGTGCCGGAACCGCGTTCTTCTCCCCGCCCCTGGCGGCCTACACGGCCGTGCTGTTGGCTGACACAGCCGTCCCCTTGTGGAACCAGGCGTACCGGGAGCTGCCCTTCCTCTTTGTTGCTTCAGCCACCGCCGCCGGGTGCGGCATGGCCATGGTGACGACCAACCCCGCGCAGACCGCGCCGGTTCGTCAGCTCGCCGCCATAGCTGCGTGCGTGGAAGCTGGCGCCGATGTGGCGATGGAACGCCGCCTCGGTGAAGAAGGGCAGCCTCTCCATGAAGGCAGCAGTGGCCGGTTGCACACAGCAGCCCGGGTTCTCACTGTTGCTGGTGGGATCGGCGCGGTGCTGTTTGGGCGAGGCAGGCTAGGCGCTGCAGTCTCGGGGCTGGTGTTGATGGCAGGTTCGGCATGCACACGTTTCGCAGTGGTCTCAGCAGGGATCACCTCTGCGCAAGACCCCATCTACACGGTGCGCCCGCAGCGTCGCCGTGCCGCCACCAGGCAAACCGAAGGAATGGGTGTCACCCAGCCCGGGCAAGACATCACCATCTAA
- a CDS encoding ATP-dependent DNA ligase, whose translation MKFSQVVATSQQISATRSRTAKVQAVAHTLRLAAPREARLVAHYLSGSLPQRRTGVGARSLSNLPAPAATDTLHVADVDAIIADIAALSGSGSGTRRKEKLIDLFARATDNEQRLLRDLFTGQVRHGALDGVLQTAIAVAADVPVDAVRRAVMLAGSSAAVVEDALTGGVQALERVGLVVGRPLMPMLAASAPDVAEAVQQAGEGKKVAVERKLNGIRLQAHKNRDEVRLFTRSLDDITDRLPEVVEVIAAIPAQKAVIDAEAIALRPDGRPHPFQVTAARTASRNDPAALAANTPVSTFVFDMLHRDGHDLLDLPAKERIDQLNALIDEAHLVPRVITDRAEKTAEFFAAQIAAGHEGVVVKSLEAPYAAGRRGAGWIKVKPRHTLELVVLAVEWGSGRRSGKLSNIHLGASDGAGGFVMLGKTFKGMTGEMLDWQTTRFLELETHREGYVVHLRPEQVVEIAFDGLQQSTRYPAGLALRFARVLRYRHDKTANHIDTIDTIRALAGSPSAETDQRH comes from the coding sequence ATGAAGTTCTCCCAGGTCGTGGCCACATCCCAGCAGATATCTGCCACCCGGTCACGCACCGCCAAAGTCCAAGCGGTTGCACACACCCTGCGCCTAGCCGCGCCAAGGGAGGCACGGCTCGTGGCGCACTACCTGTCAGGGTCGTTACCGCAGCGCCGCACCGGAGTGGGGGCTCGATCGCTAAGTAACCTGCCCGCCCCCGCAGCCACAGACACACTGCACGTGGCCGATGTTGACGCGATCATCGCCGACATCGCTGCCCTCAGCGGGTCCGGATCAGGCACACGCCGTAAAGAAAAGCTGATCGACCTATTCGCACGCGCCACAGACAACGAACAACGCCTGCTGCGTGACTTATTCACCGGTCAGGTACGGCACGGAGCACTAGACGGGGTCCTGCAAACAGCTATCGCTGTGGCCGCGGACGTGCCGGTGGATGCGGTGCGACGAGCCGTGATGCTCGCAGGCTCTTCAGCAGCGGTAGTCGAAGACGCCCTCACTGGTGGGGTGCAGGCACTAGAACGTGTCGGCCTGGTTGTGGGGCGCCCACTGATGCCGATGCTCGCGGCTTCAGCCCCAGACGTGGCTGAAGCTGTGCAGCAAGCAGGCGAGGGCAAAAAGGTCGCGGTAGAACGCAAACTTAATGGAATCCGCCTACAGGCACACAAAAACCGTGACGAGGTGCGGTTATTCACGCGATCCCTCGACGACATCACTGACCGGCTACCCGAGGTCGTTGAGGTCATCGCTGCGATCCCCGCCCAGAAGGCAGTAATCGACGCCGAAGCTATCGCCCTGCGCCCTGACGGGCGACCACACCCATTCCAAGTCACCGCTGCCCGCACCGCCAGCCGTAACGACCCCGCAGCACTAGCGGCCAATACACCCGTGTCAACGTTCGTGTTCGACATGCTCCACCGCGACGGACACGACCTGCTCGACCTACCCGCCAAAGAACGCATCGACCAACTCAACGCACTCATCGATGAAGCACACCTGGTTCCACGCGTGATCACCGACCGCGCCGAAAAGACCGCAGAGTTCTTCGCTGCACAGATCGCAGCCGGACACGAAGGCGTGGTAGTGAAAAGTTTAGAAGCCCCCTATGCAGCCGGACGCCGCGGCGCCGGCTGGATCAAAGTCAAACCCCGGCACACCCTCGAACTTGTTGTTCTTGCTGTCGAGTGGGGCAGCGGCCGCCGCAGCGGAAAACTATCCAATATCCACCTGGGCGCCAGTGACGGAGCTGGCGGATTTGTCATGCTCGGTAAAACCTTCAAAGGCATGACAGGCGAAATGCTGGACTGGCAAACCACCCGGTTCCTTGAATTAGAAACCCACCGAGAAGGCTACGTAGTTCACCTGCGCCCAGAACAAGTAGTTGAAATCGCCTTCGACGGGTTACAACAGTCAACACGCTACCCCGCAGGACTAGCCCTACGATTCGCCCGGGTACTGCGCTACCGCCACGACAAAACAGCCAACCACATCGACACCATCGACACCATCCGCGCGCTCGCTGGCTCCCCAAGCGCTGAGACAGATCAACGACACTAA
- a CDS encoding NnrS family protein, with protein sequence MNVTGPAPLTPKPTTWPATGPWAASSRIPYLLLCLWAAVAIPLWIQNASWLPYGWHDHEMIFAMGSGALASYVPTAQSSWTGLAPSRGWPVAVLAVLWVTARAVMFAPPGTLPRPLYAAFLAAPLWWTLALVVRDLHRSRRGPRRIGPYPCAVLAFCAAAGAVSGWFGSAIMTGEKPGILPEIAVSMFALLLTGVGGRMVPAFLNSAGQRLGLPTIPLPAWARLPILIPLGIAVLTTGTALSAALTCLAGMILAAHMTTWRLRYARYDSLAALTLIAYAWLPIGLILWGWTRLPANWPLPPAPVWSITASHTLTMGALTGLIVTVMARSSARRGDRRLHPRAASVIGFAILMAAVPVRLAGFTPTSGMIWSLGWGVVLLGHLPHLVGPLQRPVFSAHRTP encoded by the coding sequence GTGAACGTCACGGGACCTGCCCCCCTGACCCCAAAACCAACCACATGGCCCGCCACCGGACCATGGGCAGCATCCAGCCGCATCCCCTACCTACTGCTATGCCTGTGGGCAGCAGTAGCCATACCGCTATGGATACAGAACGCATCATGGCTGCCATACGGATGGCACGACCACGAAATGATCTTCGCCATGGGATCAGGAGCGCTCGCCTCCTACGTACCAACAGCCCAATCAAGCTGGACAGGCCTAGCCCCCAGCCGCGGCTGGCCCGTAGCAGTACTCGCCGTGCTCTGGGTCACCGCACGCGCAGTGATGTTCGCACCACCAGGGACACTGCCACGCCCCCTTTACGCTGCATTTCTGGCAGCGCCCCTATGGTGGACTCTTGCCCTCGTGGTGCGCGACCTACACCGCTCACGACGCGGCCCACGCCGCATCGGACCATACCCATGCGCTGTCCTAGCCTTCTGTGCCGCCGCCGGAGCAGTCAGCGGATGGTTCGGATCAGCCATCATGACCGGCGAAAAACCCGGAATCCTGCCCGAAATCGCCGTGAGCATGTTTGCGCTGCTCCTAACCGGAGTAGGCGGCCGCATGGTCCCCGCATTCCTCAACTCCGCAGGCCAACGTCTCGGACTGCCAACTATACCACTACCAGCATGGGCCCGGCTGCCAATCCTCATTCCGCTGGGGATAGCTGTCCTGACCACCGGAACCGCTCTTTCGGCAGCCCTGACCTGCCTGGCAGGAATGATACTGGCAGCACACATGACAACCTGGCGCCTGCGCTACGCCCGCTACGACAGCCTCGCCGCGCTCACCCTCATCGCCTACGCCTGGCTCCCCATCGGCCTCATCCTGTGGGGATGGACACGCCTACCAGCCAACTGGCCGCTCCCGCCGGCACCGGTATGGTCCATCACCGCCTCCCACACCCTGACCATGGGGGCACTGACCGGACTGATCGTCACTGTCATGGCTCGTTCCTCAGCCCGCCGCGGTGACCGCCGCCTGCACCCCCGCGCCGCATCCGTGATCGGATTCGCCATCCTCATGGCCGCGGTTCCTGTCCGGCTCGCCGGATTCACCCCCACCTCCGGGATGATCTGGTCCCTCGGATGGGGGGTAGTGCTCCTGGGACACCTACCTCACCTCGTCGGCCCCCTCCAACGCCCTGTTTTCAGCGCCCACCGCACCCCGTAA
- a CDS encoding DsbA family protein, whose translation MTKADRAAKIAAAAPKRRGPGPAVIVALLVVAALIVVGVWQVSSGSQDSQSTVNSAGVPKGGDANGGLNAFPGVKLADGAPKVEVFTDFQCPFCGHLAKFNGEAMNKLAKEGKIQLVEHHMKFLDENMHRGEKGPSHAAANAAYCAADEGVYPQVAHGIFVNQPEVEGQGFPDDLFTKLAQGAGVKGEALDRFEKCVSKKKYVDYVKKSDEMSARMQVTSTPAVRINGKDVAKEDMSQLVSAANTFETVLAKY comes from the coding sequence ATGACGAAAGCGGACCGAGCGGCCAAAATTGCGGCAGCAGCACCTAAACGACGCGGCCCCGGGCCAGCAGTTATTGTCGCGTTGCTCGTTGTCGCGGCACTGATTGTGGTGGGTGTGTGGCAGGTGAGCAGTGGTTCGCAAGATTCGCAGTCCACAGTGAACAGCGCAGGTGTGCCTAAAGGCGGCGACGCTAATGGCGGATTAAACGCGTTCCCCGGTGTGAAACTTGCCGACGGTGCACCAAAAGTCGAAGTATTCACCGATTTCCAGTGCCCCTTCTGTGGGCATCTGGCGAAATTTAATGGCGAAGCAATGAACAAGCTCGCTAAAGAAGGAAAAATCCAGCTCGTCGAACACCACATGAAATTCCTCGACGAAAACATGCACCGAGGCGAAAAAGGTCCATCCCACGCCGCCGCGAACGCCGCCTACTGTGCAGCAGATGAAGGCGTGTACCCGCAGGTTGCGCACGGTATTTTCGTGAACCAGCCCGAGGTAGAAGGGCAAGGATTCCCCGACGACCTGTTCACCAAGTTGGCCCAAGGTGCCGGTGTCAAAGGTGAAGCCCTCGACCGGTTCGAAAAATGTGTCTCCAAGAAAAAATACGTCGACTACGTCAAAAAGAGTGACGAAATGAGCGCAAGGATGCAGGTGACAAGCACACCTGCGGTGCGTATCAATGGCAAAGATGTCGCTAAAGAAGACATGTCTCAGCTGGTTTCTGCAGCGAACACATTCGAAACGGTGCTGGCTAAATACTGA
- a CDS encoding ABC transporter ATP-binding protein encodes MPAARPTDPVPTPTGTLASLRAIVRFTSSLRRYYVVVVVTALLTAAAGIATPFLVGRATDVIVNAVKAGSGNEVMPTVGWLVAGILGTQLLATVASNIGGYSGDLLSNSIRALMSTRYLDKLLRLPQSWFDSEMTGTIVSRLNRSITEISNFMKAMANTFFAMLLQTAAVLVISAIYYWPLAVLLAIVFPLYVWLTGLTSKKWQKLEGEKNTHVDIAGGRFAEVVGQIRVVRSFVREKHELATFTGHFDATHATTQAQSKHWHCMDLLRRAVLNLVFSLMYLLIFWRTLQSHFTVGDMVLLIQLITMARTPVEMMSWVLDTAQRAVAGSEDYFRVMNTPEVASPAALPAAPQRSADAAVLEFEHVHFGYGDGPDVLTDVTFDIKQGEKVALVSESGGGKTTLVNLLLGLYPLRSGHIRLDGVDIAAMPHDELRKKISIVFQDPSLFSDTVGENIRYGLPEASEADLAQATARANAAEFVDKLEGKFDAMIGERGLKLSGGQKQRIAVARAMLKDASVLVLDEATSALDTRSERAVQAGLEQLMAGRTSLVIAHRLSTIAGVDRIVTLKSGHVDEIGTPTELAQTGGVYGELLALQRRGEDSYLNAYQTAQ; translated from the coding sequence ATGCCCGCTGCCCGGCCCACAGACCCAGTACCTACCCCGACAGGAACCCTCGCGTCGCTGCGAGCGATCGTGCGCTTCACATCATCGCTGCGGCGGTACTACGTCGTGGTTGTCGTCACAGCGCTGCTGACCGCAGCAGCGGGGATCGCCACACCATTCCTCGTAGGGCGAGCAACAGACGTCATCGTCAACGCAGTCAAAGCTGGCTCAGGTAACGAAGTCATGCCAACCGTCGGGTGGCTCGTAGCCGGGATCCTGGGCACACAACTGCTCGCCACTGTCGCATCGAACATCGGCGGCTACTCCGGTGACCTGCTATCAAACTCGATCCGTGCGCTCATGTCGACGCGCTACCTCGACAAGCTGCTGCGGCTACCGCAGTCGTGGTTCGACTCGGAGATGACCGGCACCATCGTCTCGCGACTGAACCGATCCATCACCGAGATCTCCAACTTCATGAAAGCGATGGCCAACACGTTCTTCGCGATGCTGCTGCAAACCGCGGCAGTGCTCGTGATCAGCGCGATCTACTACTGGCCTCTAGCTGTGCTGCTGGCGATCGTGTTCCCGCTATACGTGTGGCTCACCGGACTGACATCCAAAAAATGGCAGAAACTTGAAGGTGAGAAAAACACACACGTCGATATTGCCGGTGGCCGGTTCGCTGAAGTTGTCGGACAAATCCGGGTAGTGCGCTCCTTCGTGCGGGAAAAACACGAGTTAGCAACCTTCACCGGGCACTTCGATGCCACCCATGCCACCACGCAGGCACAGTCCAAACACTGGCACTGCATGGACCTGCTTCGCCGCGCGGTACTGAACCTGGTGTTCTCCCTCATGTACCTGCTGATTTTCTGGCGCACCCTGCAAAGTCATTTCACCGTCGGTGACATGGTGCTGCTCATCCAACTCATCACCATGGCCCGCACCCCCGTAGAAATGATGAGCTGGGTCCTGGACACTGCCCAACGCGCCGTCGCTGGATCCGAGGACTACTTCCGGGTGATGAACACGCCCGAGGTCGCTTCGCCTGCCGCTCTGCCTGCCGCGCCGCAGCGGTCCGCCGATGCGGCGGTGCTCGAATTCGAGCACGTCCACTTCGGGTACGGCGACGGCCCGGACGTTCTCACCGACGTGACCTTCGACATCAAGCAAGGCGAGAAGGTCGCCCTCGTCAGCGAATCCGGCGGCGGTAAGACAACACTGGTCAACCTGCTGCTGGGGCTGTATCCGCTGCGATCAGGGCACATCCGTCTCGATGGTGTCGACATCGCAGCCATGCCGCACGACGAACTCCGGAAGAAAATCTCGATCGTGTTCCAAGACCCGTCGCTGTTCTCGGACACGGTGGGCGAGAACATTCGGTACGGCCTACCCGAGGCGAGCGAGGCCGACCTTGCACAGGCCACGGCGCGGGCTAATGCGGCGGAGTTCGTGGACAAGCTCGAGGGCAAGTTCGACGCGATGATCGGCGAACGTGGCCTGAAACTCTCCGGTGGGCAAAAACAACGCATCGCGGTGGCACGGGCCATGCTCAAAGACGCCTCCGTGCTCGTGCTGGATGAAGCCACCAGCGCCCTGGACACTCGCTCCGAGCGGGCGGTGCAAGCCGGTCTAGAACAATTGATGGCCGGGCGCACATCACTGGTCATCGCGCACCGACTCTCAACAATCGCCGGAGTGGACCGCATCGTCACCCTCAAATCCGGGCACGTCGACGAGATCGGCACCCCCACCGAACTGGCACAAACCGGCGGTGTTTACGGCGAACTCCTTGCCCTGCAACGCCGCGGCGAAGACTCCTACCTCAACGCCTACCAAACCGCACAGTGA